Below is a window of Mucilaginibacter sp. PAMC 26640 DNA.
TAATCTATGATAACAGCACTACATCATTTACAACTCATCACCAACGGTACAATTACCAATGGTAAAGCTGTTTTAATATCCGGAAATAAGATAACCGCAGTTATTGATGAATCAGCTATCCCGGAGCAGGCTGAAAAAAATGACCTTAACGGCGCTTACCTTGCACCAGGGTTGATAGATCTGCAGATCTATGGCAGTGGAGGCAAACTGTTCGCCGGTACGCCGGAGGTTGCTGCGCTTGAAAGAATGGAAGACGATCTGCTTAACCAAGGCACCATCGGCTTCTTTGCTACCATTGGTACCAACACTAACGAAATTGTTGAGCAGGGCATAGCAGCAGCAAAAACCTACCGTGCAACAGCTAAAGGAAATTGCTGGGGGCTGCATTTGGAGGGCCCTTATCTCAATGCGGCAAAAAAAGGCGCACACCCGGAAAAATATATTAAAAAGGCCACGTTAAACGAAGTAAAGGGCTGGGTAGATCACGCTGATGGCGTGATAAAAATGATGACCATTGCGCCCGAGCTGCAGGACCAGGAGGTAATTGACTATTTACATGCTCAGGGAGTCATTATTTCATCCGGGCATAGCAACGCCACTTATGAACAGGGAAAAGCGTTTTTAAATAAGCCCATACCAGCGGTTACACACCTTTTCAATGCCATGCCGCAGATGCATCACCGTGAGCCCGGGTATATTCCTGCTATTTTTGAAGAAAAGCCATATACCAGCATTGTAGCCGACGGGAACCATGTGGATTGGCCAATGATCCGTTTAGCAAAACGAGCGCTTGGGAATAAATTGTTCCTCATTACAGATGCCGTTACCGCTGCAACAGAAGGAGCCTACCAGCATCGTTTGGTTGGCAATAAATATGTGATGCCGGATGGCACCCTATCCGGTTCGAGCCTAACGATGCTAAAAGCAGTACAAAATTGCGTTGAAATGGTAGGCATTGATCTTGCGGAAGCAATTAATATGGCATCCTTATACCCGTCGGAATTGGCAGGTAGGCCACTAAATGGCAAAATTGAAGCTGGTTGCTATGCGGACCTTATTATTTTTAATGAAGGTTATGAAGTATTGGGGACTATCCTTAAAGGCAATTTCTTAACGAAAAAAACATAAAATTTTAACAATACTATTTATTATCTATTTTTGACAAATCACCTTTCCAAATGAAATACAAAAGAGTTCTCTTAAAGCTTAGCGGCGAATCCCTGATGGGCCAAAGACAGTATGGTATTGATAACAACCAGGTTTTGCAATATGCGCAAGACATTAAAGCTGTAAAAGAACAAGGTATAGAAATAGCAGTAGTAGTAGGCGGCGGCAACATTTTCCGCGGCTTAAGCGCCGAAAAAAGCGGCATGGAACGCGCCCAGGCAGATTATATGGGTATGCTGGCAACTGTAATTAATTGTATGGCATTGCAAAACGCGCTGGAAAGTGTAGGCGTAGAAACCCGTTTGCAGTCTGCTATTAAAATGGAACAGATCTGTGAGCCTTATATCCGTCGCCGGGCAATGCATCACTTAGAATGCGGGAAAATAGTGATCTTTGGTGCAGGTACCGGTAACCCCTACTTCACTACAGATACAGCAGCATCTTTACGCGCTATCGAAATAAAGGCCGATGTAGTTTTGAAAGGCACACGGGTAGATGGCATTTATACTGCCGACCCGGAGAAAGATCCATCTGCTACCCGTTACGATGAGATCTCGTTTCAGGAAGTTTACGACAAAGGATTAAATGTAATGGATATGACCGCCATTACGCTTTGCCAGGAAAACAAACTCCCGATTATTGTTTTTGATATGAATAAAGAAGGCAACTTTATGAAAATTGCCCAGGGTGAGCCAATTGGCACACTGGTAAAATAATATTCGATTTATAAAATGAAAGGCCTGCCGAATTAATTTCGGCAGGCCTTTTCTGTTATAATCTTTTGTCCGGTTAGTGTTACGCCTCTACCGCAAACTTTTCGCCGATCTGCTGCCTCCACATGGCATAGTATAGTCCTTTCTGGTCTATCAGGTCAAGGTGCTTGCCCGATTCGATGATGTGGCCTTTCTCCAGCACAAAAATCCGATCAGCATGCATAATGGTTGATAAACGGTGGGCAATCAGAATAGTGATCCGGTCGTTTAGTACCGATACATCACGAATGGTTGCGGTGATCTCTTCTTCGGTAATT
It encodes the following:
- the pyrH gene encoding UMP kinase (Catalyzes the phosphorylation of UMP to UDP), coding for MKYKRVLLKLSGESLMGQRQYGIDNNQVLQYAQDIKAVKEQGIEIAVVVGGGNIFRGLSAEKSGMERAQADYMGMLATVINCMALQNALESVGVETRLQSAIKMEQICEPYIRRRAMHHLECGKIVIFGAGTGNPYFTTDTAASLRAIEIKADVVLKGTRVDGIYTADPEKDPSATRYDEISFQEVYDKGLNVMDMTAITLCQENKLPIIVFDMNKEGNFMKIAQGEPIGTLVK